The genomic DNA ggaggagggggaataataataataataataagaagaagaagaagaagaagaaaaagaagaagaagtagaagaaaaacaagaagagaaagaggaggaggaggaggaggaggaggaggaggaggaggaggaggaggaggagggatgaggaggaggaataataataataataataataataataagaagaagaagaagaagaagtagaagaaaaacaagaagagaaagaggaggaggaggaggaggaggaggaggaggaggaggaggaggaggaggaggaggcagcggcggcggcggaagaGGGCAGAGGTTGAGGCAGGGTGCGGCCTCCCCTGCCGCCCCTTGCAGTGGTTTGTTTCGAGTGGCGAGCTTGACACGAGTTAATATCGTATGGAGGAGAGCAAGTCAAACACACAGGCTGCCTCGCTTATTCGGGCACTGCCTCCCCacggggcggggtgagggggggggggcagccggggttcagggaggagggagggagggagggagggagaggattcgGGGTGGActctgggagagagggagggatggagggaaggagagagattgagagaaagagaatgagagggagggagagaagaagggggttcAGGATGGACTCTGGGAGGGagtaacggagggagggagggagggagggagggagggggagggagggagggagggagggagggagggagggagggggaagggagagactctAGGGTCGCCGCCTAGGTGGAACAAGGCAAGAGATACAGACTAGGGATAAGGGATAAAGACTAAGGATAAGGGCTAGAGATAAGGTTAAGGGCTGAGCTTTGGGACAAGGGGCAGGAACCAaggccaataaaaaaaatacaaataatatatttgGCAGGAGGTAAGGGCTCAGGACTTGCAGCTTGGCTTGGGGTCAGGGAGTGGTTGATTCAGGGGAGTCAGAGCAAAGCTTATGGAAAAAGCATATTTTTCTGTGCTGAGGTTGGGGGatggaggataggggggagggggggggagaacggtGGTGAGGTTGGCGgcgaggaatgggagggaagggaggtgggaaggaaagtGAAGGGGGCGGGTGGTGAGGCTGGGCTatgaagaaatggagagggaggagagggaggggtgggaggagagggagaggtgggaggagagggagacgagagcgaagggaaagagagggaagtgtgagagagggaggagaggagggagagggaggggagggctagGCTGAGAGGAGGCAGATATGAACAATGGACGGTAAAATAGCTCTATTTTGTATCgctttttcaatttctttactTCGGCGTAATAAACGGGGTCAGTGTATTTGACATATCccagagaggaaaaaacaaatcagtaagaggaaggggggtggagaaaaagagaaaacgagagagcaccagaatgagagaagagaaagagaaaaaaagataaatagagaaggtggagagtgagaaggagggagagatggaaagagaggggaggggaagaaagagggagagagggagagggagagggagagagagagagagagagagagagagagagagagagagagagagagagagagagagagagagagagagagagagagagagagaaagagagagaaagagagagaaagagagagaaagaaagagaaagaaagagagagaaagagagagaaagagagagacagagagaaagagagggagagagaaagagagaaagaaagaaagaaagagagagagagagagagagagagagagagagagagagagagagagagagagagagagagagagaagagagagagagagagagagagagagagagagagagggatgggatatAAGAACATTTGTGCACATCTAACCAGTAACAGTAGTGAGAGGAATTATTTGACGTGGATTGGCAACACTGCATCTTGAGAAAAAGACTATTTTGATATTTTCACCAAAGACCGGAAGAAAAGACATGAAGTGATGTACAGCTTAAACATAcactgtatacataaatgcattcatgTACGCAAGAATGTTCATAAGAATGCATATACGGATGTATAgacgtatgtgtgcatacatataaatataaatacaaatatacatacatatatatatatatatatatatatatatatatgtatatatgtatatatgtatatatgtatatatgtatatatgtatatatgtatatatgtatatatgtatatatatatatatatatatatgtatatatgtatatatgtatatatatatatatatatatatatatatatatatatatatatatatatatatttgcacgtaggcacatacatacagatattcataCTTAAAACAGCCGAGGCTCATTGTCGCGCGAAGCCATCGGAGAGCCACGAACACATCGTCCACATAACCCAAACAAATGGCATTTCTCACGCTTCAGTAAACATGGCCAAATAGAGACTCCCACGATCGACAGCCTCAACCAGTGCCATGACAAATCCAACTTTAGATGtgaaataaaatatgattttGGAAGTTAAAATGCTGATCTGCACCGAACGCAAAGGACACACattaattgatataattatcaggatcattatcatcatcattatccttatgatcaattatcattatactattgtcatcgtcataaatactatcactgttatatcatcattatcatcattttcatcagcattagtattgttatcatcatcaacgtatCTTTGTCATTCACGCCATTTTCATATCTTCCTCCGATCTCCTCGGCCCTCCTCACCCCATCGCCtattcgctctcccttcccttttatcgcgtcccctcgtctctccctcgtcCATCTACCGGTCCTCGTGTCACCTTATGCAATCCATCAATATCCTGGACAAAATAAAAGTGGGGAAATGAGTTCTATTGCTTCTTCTTATTTcaattttcttctctccatctatttcttctttccttttatcattattttgcaaggttagtttttttgcttttctttgtatgttttctttatttctcttttttcgttttcttttctcccttttcctttttcttctacgtGTCTTATTCCACATCTTTATCCCCgattcctccaccttttctcctcctcagtcTATTTTTCCTCACACATCAACctcttaaataaaaataaactttgaTAACAAACTCCACAAAAGaatgaaaacgtatttttttcaaatcacacatacacaaaaaaatcaaaaaatgacgttcgacaataaaaggaaaaactcctctcatacatatctataaaactAGATGTCAAGGGAACGGGCGGGGGCGGGTGAGAAATGGCCGGCACTTGGGCGGCATGGGCGGCGCTGGGGCATGGGAGCGGCGCTGGAGTATGGGGGCGGCGCTGAGGCATGGGGGCGGCGCTGGAGTATGGGGGCGGCGCTGGGGCATGGGGGCGGCGCTGGGGCATGGGGGCGGCGCTGGGGCATGGGGGCGGCGCTGGGGCATGGGGGCGGCGCTGAGCCATGGGGGCGGCGCTGGGGCATGGGGGCGGCGCTGGGGCATGGGGGCGGCGCTGAGGCATGGGGGCGGCGCTGGGGCATGTGGGCGGCGCTGGGGCATGGGGGCGGCGCTGGGGCATTGGGGCGGCGCTGGGGCATGGGGGCGGCGCTGGGGCATGGGGGCGGCGCTGGGGCATGGGGGCGGCGCTGAGGCATGGGGGCGGCGCTGGGGCATGGGGGCGGCGCTGGGGCATGGGGGCGGCGCTGGGGCATGGGGGCGGCGCTGGGGCATGGGGGCGGCGCTGGGGCATGGGGGCGCAGGGAGGGAAGGCCTTTGCGTGGGCGGCGCCACTCTCTCGCAGGAGCTGGCGATCTGTCATCCTTCAAACCTAATGTCTATATCTTCCccataaaacacgcacacacacacacacacacacacacacacacacacacacacacacacacacacacacacacacacacacatatatacatacatatatacacatttgtgtatatatgcatatatatatacacatatgtgtatatatattatatatatatgtttatgtatatatatacatatacatacacacacacataaatatactaaatatacatatgcatacacatacacacatttagtacatacacatatacacgcacacatatatatatacatatacatatacttatacatacatacacacacacacacacacacacacatgcacatacatatatatatacatatataaccatacatataaatgaatatgtatatgtatgtatatatagacatatatatatatatatatatatatatatatatacatatatacatatatacatgtatatatacatgtatatatacatacacacacatacacacacacacacacacacacacacacacacacacacacacacacacacacacacacacacacacacatataatagttCCTTAACGCACTGATGCAGGCAATATCCACAATACCATCAAAGCGATTACAGGCGCAACAGCAACCAAAGAAACTAATAATCCAAAGAACAACCCGCCCAACAAAGCAATTAATCCACCCCATAAAACAACGAACTGTGAGCAATGAACAACAGACCCAACAGCGatctcaaaaggaaaaaaaaaaaaaacacacacaagagccAACGACGGCCCTCGTGCCCGGCCCGGAGGCGTCACTCCCATTCGTcgtttgtcacacacacaaatacatacatacacatatgcgtaaacacacatgaacacacacatttacagaccTTCACACATATAAAAGACAAGTATACACActgacatacagactgacagaagaacaaacaaacagactcacacacacaaattgcaGCGTAGATTTCCCCGGGGCGCAATAACTACGCAAGAGATCCCTACCGCCGTGATGTGCCCTGACGCCGTTCGCACTAATTCACTCTCCCgatccttcacccttccccccccccccccccattccccttacaAGACCCTGCCTtagccccccttcctctcttttttcccctcctccttttctttttccttttacttccattcccttcctgctctttcctcctccacctcccttctcctgtcctctttcttccactctcccgatccttccccctccccccttacattCCCTTTGCAagtccctcccttccacttcccttccttcctttttccatttccctctcccctctttcgtttccttattccttattccttcccttcccgccccttctctttccctttccttttcttgttccactcctacttcccttctcctctcctttccactctccaAATCCTTCAACtttcgcccccccaccccaccatccccctAGGAGGACAgtgccttctcttccctttcctttctttttccctccctccccctcccttcccttccctctcctccctccatcatctgtctcgcctcccatcctctcccctcccatgctctcccttcctgtcccctccctcccctcccctcctgtcccctccctcccctcccctcctgtcccctccctcccctcccctcctctccccctccctccatttccccttccccccagcaCATAGGCTTGCATGACCGAGGCCAGATGTGTGAGCAATCTACAGACAGTCTCTTGTCCTGACATTAGTGCAATCCGCCGGCACGCATTGGACGACAGGGCGGGGTAAAAATGCTTAATATGAACCATGTTATTTCAGATTTATAATTGCGTATATGCATATTGCGGGTTGAAATGTGGTTGTGCTCAGAAGCCATGGTAAGCCacgaaaaatatatagagaaaggggaaagatatatatatatatatatatatatatatatatttgttattatatatatactatatatgtgtgtgtgtgtgtgtgtgtgtgtgtgtgtgtgtgtgtgtgtgtgtgtgtgtgtgtgtgtgtgtgtgtgtgtgtgtgtgcgtgtgtgtgtgtgcgtgtgtgtgtgtgtgtgtgtgtgtgtgtgtgtgtgtgtgtgtgtgtgtgtgtgtgtgtgagagagagagagagagagagagagagagagagagagagagagagagagagagagagagagagagagagagagaatctaaaatGATTCTggcaagtttattgagacaaacggTTACATcttaaaaggatgaggtaacacaGAATGCcctcacccccatctctacaaatccCCGCTTGGCTCACATATTTCATGCAGAAAACTTACAGCTAAATTTACAAACTAAACAATGTTCTGTACTTGAGTTAGAGAAATTACAAGCTTACAGAGTCAAGGGTTGCAAAACTAGATTATGCCCTCTGAGGGATATAGCGGATCAGGTCGTCCAGGAAAATGTTTCTATCTCAAAAGGATACTACATCATATGTGATCCACGCactcatataaataaaacatgaaagagCTACCATCGTCTCggtaagagagtcagagagagagcgagagagagagagagagagagagagagagagagagagagagagagagagagagagagagagagagagagagagagagagagagagatgagatagcaGAACAGAAGTAGAGACGAGCAAAGAATGTATTAAAgagcacacacgcactcgcatccactaccctcacacacacacacacacacacacacacacacacacacacacacacacacacacacacacacacacacacacacacacacacgcacacacatcacacgccTCCCCGCaccccacccgcccccacccACACCCGATATTAAAGGCGGCACGATAACAAGATACAACAGAACTGTCACTACACGACCCTGAAATAGTGACAATCTCATTTCCGGCGAGTGATAAACTCTTCTGCCAATTCCACGACGCTTCATGAACTGGGAACTTTAAAAGGAGATTTATCTTTGATTTCAGGCATACtgtattttgtcctttttttgttaatttcattataacTGACAgttttattactactgtcattatcattatcattatcatttcatatatcaTCATAAATAATACCACTGCTTTCATCATCAAAATCAAGATAAATGTAGAAGAAAGtatgagagcgagggaggggagagagagagagagagagagagagagagagagagagagagagagagagagagagagagagagagagagagagagagagagagagagagagagagagagagggggggggggggagagagagggagagagagggagagagggggggagggagggaggagggtgaaagaaagaaatagatagaaaacgagagaacgagagagagagagagagagagagagagagagagagagagagagagagagagagagagagagagagagagagagagagagagagggagagggagagagagggagagagggggggagggagggaggagggtgaaagaaagaaatagatgaaaactATGAAAAACGAGAGAGCTAgcctaaacaaacagacagaaaagagtgCTACAAATTAGAGCAGAAATTGCACAAATACCGGACCGCCAGTCGGCCGCAATCAGACCGCGCATCTAACATATAAAACACTGgcaaaaacaaacacgaaattGGCTTATCTGAACATGATAACGATAGCACACGTTGTTGAATAAACAGGAAAGTATTTATCAGATCCAGTGTGATTTGCATCCCGCCGCTCGATGCTGCccgtgccgccgccgccgccgccgccgcccgtgtATTTCCGCCTGGGAAAATCCACCGATTTCCTGCATCGCGAAACTTTGGATTACTTTCGGTCGGGATCCTCCGccgactaaaaaaaaataaa from Penaeus chinensis breed Huanghai No. 1 chromosome 30, ASM1920278v2, whole genome shotgun sequence includes the following:
- the LOC125041291 gene encoding anther-specific proline-rich protein APG-like; this encodes MTDRQLLRESGAAHAKAFPPCAPMPQRRPHAPAPPPCPSAAPMPQRRPHAPAPPPCLSAAPMPQRRPHAPAPPPCPSAAPMPQRRPHAPAPPTCPSAAPMPQRRPHAPAPPPCPSAAPMAQRRPHAPAPPPCPSAAPMPQRRPHAPAPPPYSSAAPMPQRRPHTPAPLPCPSAAHAAQISILTSKIIFYFTSKVGFVMALVEAVDRGSLYLAMFTEARRP